AAGCATTCTCCAACTTTTGGAAAACACTTTTCAACAGTTTTAAGTTCACAAAATATGGTTCAGCTATATGTTCCAAAAGGCATGGCACATGGATTTGTAGTATTAAGTGACTCTGCTGATGTATTTTATAAAGTTGATAATGTTTATGAGCCAAAGTCAGAAGGAGGCATTCTCTATAATGATCCTGATTTAAATATAGATTGGAAGATTAACAAGAGCGATATCATTATTAATGAAAAAGATTTAAAACTTAATACATGGAAGGAATATTTAGATAAATGAAGATATTAGTTACAGGAGCGAACGGTCAATTGGGATCAGAACTAAAAGAATTATATCAGAAAAAGTTAAAAAGAAACTTAATATTTCTCGGGAAAAATGATCTAGATATTACTGTTCAAAAAGATGTTGATCAGTTTTTTTTAAGTAATGATTTGGATTATTGTATTAATTGTGCTGCTTATACTTTTGTAGATGGATGTGAGTCAAATAAAAAATTGGCTGATAATGTGAATCATTATGGCGTTCGAAACCTTGCGAATGCTTGCAAAAATAATAATGTTACTCTAATTCATATTTCAACTGATTTTGTTTTTCGAGGTGATCAAAATATTCCATACACAGAGTCTCATTTTACCGATCCTTTAAATTATTATGGTAAGTCAAAATTAAAAGGGGAGGAATGTATAAAAGACATCATGGAGGAATACTACATAATAAGGACTTCATGGTTATATTCAAGTTTTGGCAATAATTTCTTGAAAACGATTAAACGATTAGCTCAAAGTAAGAAGGATATAGGAGTTGTAAGTGACCAAATTGGAACCCCGACATATGCAAGAGATTTGGCAAAGTTCATTTTTCAAATCATTGACGGAAAGAAATTATGCTATGGGTTATTTCATTTTAGCAACGAAGGTTTAGCAAGTTGGTATGATTTTTCACAGGCTATTTTAGAACATCAAAATGGTAGTTTTAAATTATTTCCTTTGACAACTCAAGAATATCCTTTACCGGCAAAGAGACCTGTTTATAGCGTTTTAGATAAAAGTAAAATTAAAAGTGTATTCCAAACAAAAATTCCTCATTGGAGAGAAAGCTTGAGGGAATGTATGGATTTAATTCAAAAAAATAAATAATATAATTATTGAATAATACATCTATGGAAGATAAGTGGCTTTTTGAAATTTCAACAAAGCATAGCCTATTTCAACTAAATTTAAAAGAAGTTTGGCGCTATAGGGATTTACTCTGGTTATTTGTTAAGCGGGATGTTGTGACTTTATATAAACAAACTATATTAGGCCCTTTATGGTATTTCATACAGCCTTTGTTTACAATGGTTATTTTCACCGTGATATTTAATCGAGTTGCGGGTATAAGCACTGGAGAAGTTCCAGCTTATTTATTTAATCTTGCAGGCATTGTCACTTGGAATTATTTTAAGGATAGCCTCACGGCAACATCAGATACATTTAAGAAAAATGAACAAATTTTTGGAAAAGTATATTTTCCGAGAATTATTATGCCTATGTCGATTATTGTGTCTAATCTTTTAAAATATGGTATCCAGTTAATAATTTTCATTGGTTTTTACCTTTATTATATTTTGGTTGAAGGATTAAATATTTATCCTAATTCAAGTTTGGTATTTTTGCCTGTTTTGATCATTGTTATGGGGATGTTTGGATTGGGATTAGGGATGATTTTTTCCTCAATGGTCACAAAATATCGAGATCTTACATTTTTACTAACTTTTGGAATTCAATTGTTAATGTACATGTCAGCTGTTTTTTATCCTCTATCTCTTATCAATGAAAAGATGCCAGATTATTCATGGATTGTAAATTTTAATCCAATGGCACATATCATAGAAACCGCGAGATATATGATGCTAGACACCGGAGAAATAACTCCTTTCAGTATTGGATACACCGTGATTACAGCTGTTTTGGTGTTTTTTCTCGGCATCATAATTTTTAATAAAACTGAAAAAACCTTTATTGATACTGTTTAGCAAATATGAGTAAGAAAGACATTATACTAAAGGTAGAAAAAGTTTCTAAACAATATCGTTTAGGACTCATTGGAACAGGAACCATCAGCCATGATTTGAATCGTTGGTGGTATCGAATTCGCGGTAAGGATGATCCGTATCTGAAAATTGGAGATACAAATGATCGTTCATCAAAGGCGGAATCAGAATATGTTTGGGCGTTAAAAAATATTAATTTTGAAGTGGAAAGAGGGGAAGTTCTTGGTATAATCGGTAAAAATGGAGCAGGGAAGTCTACTTTGTTAAAGATACTCTCGAGGGTTACCGGGCCAACTACAGGAAGTATTAAAAGCAAAGGTAGGATAGCTTCACTTTTGGAAGTCGGAACCGGCTTTCATCCTGAATTGACTGGTAAAGAGAACATTTATCTTAACGGAGCTATTTTAGGCATGACTAAATCCGAGATTAATGCTAAGCTAAATGAAATAGTTGAGTTCTCAGGATGCGAACGTTATGTGGATACTCCAGTAAAAAGATATTCGAGCGGAATGCGAGTTCGTTTAGCCTTTGCAGTCGCTGCTTTTTTGGAGCCAGATATCTTGGTTGTAGATGAGGTTTTGGCGGTAGGCGATGCAGAATTTCAAAAGAAGGCGATAGGTAAAATGAAGGATATAAGTTCTAGTGATGGAAGAACGGTACTTTTTGTAAGTCATAATATGTCTGCCATTGAAAATTTGTGTGACAGATTAATAATTATTGACAAGGGAGGAGTCAAATACGAAGGTAATGTGGAACAAGGTATAGTTAGTTATTTAAATAGTGAAAAATCAAATTCATTGTTAGAGCTTTCTTCAAGAAAGGACAGGATTAATGGGAATATCTTCCGATTTACCTCTGTGGAAGTTTTTTCTGGTTCAATTGAGAAAATGTATCCTCCAAGAACTGGAAAGACTCTATTTATTAAGTTGAATTATGAATCTAAAGAGAAGTTTGACAAAGTCCTTGTTAGAATCATAATATCCAATAATATGGGTAAAACTTTATTTGTTTGCAATAATTTTCACTCTTCTAAGGCTTTTGATCAAATATCAAGAAATGGATATTTCCTTTGTACCATACCTAAATTAGGGTTGTTAAGTGATAACTATTTAATCAGTTTGAAATGTGTGAGTCATAAAGAAATAATTGATGAAGTTGAAAATGCTACTAATTTTAATGTCACTGAGGGAGATTTCTTTAGTACAGGAAAAGTACCAAGTATAAACTCGGTTCTTGTAAATCATGAAATAAATTATTTTTCCGTTAAGAATTAAATATAAATGAAAAACAATATTTTAGTGGTAGGCCCTTCCTCGGCTGGAAAGTCTACTTACATTAAAAAATTATTAAATGATAATGAGCTAAACGACTATAAGGTTTTTATGGCTCATGAATTTCCGAATAATAATGTTCCAATAGAAAACTGTATTTTCCATTATAACACTTTTAATGCTTTTAAAAATTTTAATGATAATTGGCAAAATGCTTTGAAAGAAGATGAGTTTTTGAATGAAGTGTTTGAAAAAAGCAAATCGCTTGAGATTCATTTATTACTTGTTGATAGACTAGTTTTATTAAAAAGAATACTTTTGAGAAAACAAGTCGAACCAATTTTTAGAAATAAAAAATCAAAGTATCCTGGAAATAAATTCATTAATATTCTATTTTCAATAGATTATGTGAAATTTTATCGTGAAACCATAATGTTTTTTGAGTCTAAAAATATTGAATTGATTATTTTAGATAGTAATCAAGAAAATTTTGACAAAATAGAAGTTGAAGAAAAAAAAATATTTAGTAGGAGCTCAGAAATAAATGTTAATTATACAAAAAATGAGATAGAAGAGATTATTACAAATTTTCAATTCGAATATCAAAAAATTGATCTTCCATATGGATTAAGTACGAAAGGTCAGGATAGAGACAATACTTCAAATTTCATCTTTAAGAATAGTTTAGAAGGAAAGTCGGTATTAGACGTAGGATGTGCCTATGGTTATTTTTGTTTTGAGGCAGAAAAAAGAAATGCAAATAGAGTTTTGGGAACTGAGTTAAAAGAACATAGATTTAATGGAGCCAATATTTTAAAAACCATAAAGGGAAGTGAAGTTGAATTTTTAAGACAAGATATAATTAAGGATAGAGTTGATGAAAAATTTGATACCATTCTCTTATTAAATGTTATTCATCATTTAGAATTTCCATTTTACAGTCTAAAGGTATTATCTGAAATGTGTAAAGACACATTAATAATAGAATATCCGACATTAGATGATGAGAAATTCCGTTCAAGTACCAAAATGAATTGGTTTCGAAAATCAAACAAGCCCTATGTAGGGGTAAGTCTCTTGAAAGAAAAGGATCAAACTTTTGTTTTTAATGATGAGGCTTTGAAAAGATTTTTAATAGACAATTTCTCTTATTTTCACAAGGTTGAATTCTATAAATCACCATTTGATAAATCTCGAAGATTAGCAATTTGTAAAAAATGATTGAGATTAATGAAGAATAATAGAGTTTTAATAATTCTAGGAATGCACAGATCTGGCACATCGCTTACAGCGCAATGGTTAGATACTTGTGGTTTAAAATTGGGTAATAGATTATTGGGAAGTGATTTTTCAAATACAAAAGGGCATATAGAAGATTTAGACTTTCTGGAACTGAATAAATTAATTTTGCAATCTAATAATTTAAGTGAAACTGGTTTAAAAGGTGATTTGAGCAAGATTATTTTTGATGATTACCTACTGAATAGAATTAAGTCTTTATGTCAGTTTAAGAATGAATTAAATGAGCAATGGGGATGGAAGGAGCCAAGGACATGTCTTTTTATTAATGAGTATTTGAAGTATCTCCCTGAGGCAAAAGTTCTTGTCATATTTAGGGATCTTTCAAAGGTGAGAACTTCTTTAATCAAAAGAGATATTAAAAGATTAAAACGAGACATTAAGAAATCATCGTTAGTCAAACGAGTTAAATGGCGGTTATTCAGTAAAAGATATATTAGGCGATTAGTTAAAACTAAGAATGAACAATATTTGAAAACAAATATTTATTATCATCAGCTACTGGTTAACTTCATTGAAAATCATTCTCAAGGTACTATGGTCGTTTGTAATATTGATAATTTGAAGACAAGAGATCAGGTCATTTTCAATAAATTAGTTGACATGGGGTTTACTTTAAAAAATATAAATTTTTCGTCGGTTTTTGATCCATTGCTTTTTGATGAAAGGAATAGTTATATTATAAATAAGAACAAGATGACTGATGAAGAAAAAGTACTTTTTGATAAATTGACAGAATATGAAATTTAAAATCTATGTAATCATAGTAACATATAACGGATCAAAATGGATCGATAAATGTTTTGGAAGCCTCTTGAAATCCAGTGTTCCATTGGAAATATTTGCTATTGATAATTCTTCAACTGACGGAACACCTGATATTATCAGAGCAAAATATCCCAATGTAAAAGTTATTGAAACAGGTGAGAATTTAGGATTTGGGAAGGCAAATAATATAGGTTTGAAAAAAGCCATTGATAATGAAGCAGACTTTGTTTTTCTTTTAAATCAAGACGCATGGATTGAGGATGAGTATACTATAAGCAAATTAGTTTTAGCCGCAGAAAAGAATAAAAACTATGGTGTTATTTCACCAATTCATTTGAATGGATCCGGGGACAAATTAGATAAAAAATTTGGTCAATATTTATATAATCTTGGAGGGAGAACTTATTTTACCGATAAATTAAGAGAAAGGATTACATCTGAAATTATTGATGTAGAATTTGTGAACGCTGCAGGATGGTTAATTACGAAAGAGTGCCTCAGCAAAGTAGGGTATTTTGATTCTTTGTTTTACCATTATGGAGAAGATTATAATTATTTACAAAGAGTCCATTTCTTTTCTTATAAAGTAGGTGTATTGACGACGTCATTTATTAATCATGACAGAGAAGGAGTTGTTAACTCATTTCACAAAGACAGTTATTTTTTAAAAAAAATAGGATATAAATGTGAATGGGCGGATGTAAATCGAAGTTTTGATAAAATTAGTTCTGAGTCGGAGAATGTAATAAAATTAAAAAGGGAAAAGTTGTTTAGAATGTTTATGCATTTTCATTTTAATACTTTTT
This DNA window, taken from Lutimonas zeaxanthinifaciens, encodes the following:
- the rfbC gene encoding dTDP-4-dehydrorhamnose 3,5-epimerase, with product MDVEKTFIDECYLLHPKKYEDNRGYFFESFNNSEFCNLIEGEISFIQDNQSHSKYGVLRGLHYQSGKFAQAKLVRVLNGEILDIVLDLRKHSPTFGKHFSTVLSSQNMVQLYVPKGMAHGFVVLSDSADVFYKVDNVYEPKSEGGILYNDPDLNIDWKINKSDIIINEKDLKLNTWKEYLDK
- the rfbD gene encoding dTDP-4-dehydrorhamnose reductase; translation: MKILVTGANGQLGSELKELYQKKLKRNLIFLGKNDLDITVQKDVDQFFLSNDLDYCINCAAYTFVDGCESNKKLADNVNHYGVRNLANACKNNNVTLIHISTDFVFRGDQNIPYTESHFTDPLNYYGKSKLKGEECIKDIMEEYYIIRTSWLYSSFGNNFLKTIKRLAQSKKDIGVVSDQIGTPTYARDLAKFIFQIIDGKKLCYGLFHFSNEGLASWYDFSQAILEHQNGSFKLFPLTTQEYPLPAKRPVYSVLDKSKIKSVFQTKIPHWRESLRECMDLIQKNK
- a CDS encoding ABC transporter permease, which encodes MEDKWLFEISTKHSLFQLNLKEVWRYRDLLWLFVKRDVVTLYKQTILGPLWYFIQPLFTMVIFTVIFNRVAGISTGEVPAYLFNLAGIVTWNYFKDSLTATSDTFKKNEQIFGKVYFPRIIMPMSIIVSNLLKYGIQLIIFIGFYLYYILVEGLNIYPNSSLVFLPVLIIVMGMFGLGLGMIFSSMVTKYRDLTFLLTFGIQLLMYMSAVFYPLSLINEKMPDYSWIVNFNPMAHIIETARYMMLDTGEITPFSIGYTVITAVLVFFLGIIIFNKTEKTFIDTV
- a CDS encoding ABC transporter ATP-binding protein — translated: MSKKDIILKVEKVSKQYRLGLIGTGTISHDLNRWWYRIRGKDDPYLKIGDTNDRSSKAESEYVWALKNINFEVERGEVLGIIGKNGAGKSTLLKILSRVTGPTTGSIKSKGRIASLLEVGTGFHPELTGKENIYLNGAILGMTKSEINAKLNEIVEFSGCERYVDTPVKRYSSGMRVRLAFAVAAFLEPDILVVDEVLAVGDAEFQKKAIGKMKDISSSDGRTVLFVSHNMSAIENLCDRLIIIDKGGVKYEGNVEQGIVSYLNSEKSNSLLELSSRKDRINGNIFRFTSVEVFSGSIEKMYPPRTGKTLFIKLNYESKEKFDKVLVRIIISNNMGKTLFVCNNFHSSKAFDQISRNGYFLCTIPKLGLLSDNYLISLKCVSHKEIIDEVENATNFNVTEGDFFSTGKVPSINSVLVNHEINYFSVKN
- a CDS encoding class I SAM-dependent methyltransferase; the protein is MKNNILVVGPSSAGKSTYIKKLLNDNELNDYKVFMAHEFPNNNVPIENCIFHYNTFNAFKNFNDNWQNALKEDEFLNEVFEKSKSLEIHLLLVDRLVLLKRILLRKQVEPIFRNKKSKYPGNKFINILFSIDYVKFYRETIMFFESKNIELIILDSNQENFDKIEVEEKKIFSRSSEINVNYTKNEIEEIITNFQFEYQKIDLPYGLSTKGQDRDNTSNFIFKNSLEGKSVLDVGCAYGYFCFEAEKRNANRVLGTELKEHRFNGANILKTIKGSEVEFLRQDIIKDRVDEKFDTILLLNVIHHLEFPFYSLKVLSEMCKDTLIIEYPTLDDEKFRSSTKMNWFRKSNKPYVGVSLLKEKDQTFVFNDEALKRFLIDNFSYFHKVEFYKSPFDKSRRLAICKK
- a CDS encoding glycosyltransferase family 2 protein yields the protein MKFKIYVIIVTYNGSKWIDKCFGSLLKSSVPLEIFAIDNSSTDGTPDIIRAKYPNVKVIETGENLGFGKANNIGLKKAIDNEADFVFLLNQDAWIEDEYTISKLVLAAEKNKNYGVISPIHLNGSGDKLDKKFGQYLYNLGGRTYFTDKLRERITSEIIDVEFVNAAGWLITKECLSKVGYFDSLFYHYGEDYNYLQRVHFFSYKVGVLTTSFINHDREGVVNSFHKDSYFLKKIGYKCEWADVNRSFDKISSESENVIKLKREKLFRMFMHFHFNTFFRIKKEIIELEEIRQLCLQSYEQNRLPLKD